A single region of the Enterococcus mundtii genome encodes:
- a CDS encoding TPM domain-containing protein, whose amino-acid sequence MMSKKSLSIFFLLAISLLWTPIVGAATPTINDEANLFTSEQVNTLSQQAKEINDKIKGQVFIVTTTSNTAEPRDFADNYLKTAIGNDQNGSVLLLDMGQREIYISTSGNMIDYLTDRRIDSILDDVYDQMTNANYYAAAQAYLTKASTYVDEGVPGGHYRIDEATGKITRYKVLTTVEIVIAVALAAILSIAFYMITASRYQLKSGTYKYPFREKASIKLTDKTDRLTNSFVTTRRIPKAPPPGSGGGGSTTHSSGGGTFGGGGRSF is encoded by the coding sequence ATGATGAGTAAAAAAAGTCTCTCCATTTTCTTTTTATTAGCCATTAGTTTACTGTGGACACCGATCGTAGGAGCCGCTACCCCAACAATCAATGACGAGGCGAATTTATTTACAAGCGAACAAGTCAACACACTGAGCCAACAAGCGAAAGAAATCAATGACAAGATCAAAGGACAAGTATTTATTGTCACGACTACCTCAAATACTGCAGAACCTAGAGACTTCGCTGACAACTATTTAAAAACCGCAATAGGAAATGATCAAAATGGTTCTGTTTTACTTTTAGATATGGGGCAACGAGAAATCTATATCTCCACTTCTGGAAATATGATTGACTATTTGACGGATCGCCGGATCGATTCGATTTTAGATGATGTCTATGATCAGATGACGAATGCAAACTATTATGCAGCAGCCCAAGCCTATTTGACCAAAGCTTCTACTTATGTAGATGAAGGAGTGCCTGGCGGTCATTATCGTATAGATGAAGCCACAGGTAAAATCACTCGGTATAAAGTTTTGACTACCGTCGAAATAGTGATTGCGGTGGCTTTGGCAGCTATCTTAAGCATCGCTTTTTATATGATCACCGCCTCACGATACCAATTGAAATCCGGGACATATAAATACCCATTTCGTGAAAAGGCAAGTATCAAATTGACGGACAAAACAGATCGTTTAACGAACTCCTTTGTCACGACTCGTCGTATCCCTAAAGCGCCACCCCCAGGAAGCGGTGGTGGTGGCAGCACGACTCATTCGAGTGGTGGCGGTACCTTTGGCGGCGGCGGCCGAAGTTTTTAA
- a CDS encoding SPFH domain-containing protein, producing the protein MGLIKAATSMIGGGLADQWIEVIEPDNMSDTTVMTKGVKVRKDDKRGSNRKGTEDVLTDGTVVHVYPNMMMLLVDGGKIIDYTAEEGYYTIKNDAAPSMFNGSLKGAIAETFDRFKFGGVTPQKQQVFYINLQEIKGIKFGTSAPLNYFDNFYNAELFLRAHGTYSIHITDPILFYTNAIPKNKTQVEIADINEQYLAEFLTALQSAINQMSADGQRISYVPSKSLELSKYMGTALDDSWRELRGMEIVSVAVASISYTDDSVKLINMRNEGAMLGDPSVREGYVQGSIARGMEAAGKNDAGAMTGFMGMGMGMNANGSYLAQSAQNNQEQIKQQQEKQNQQTAQGTNDTWTCPVCGTENTGKFCSNCGAAKPVANSQPKLEMKCSECHEVVDLSNGIPKFCPNCGKPFKGIPLD; encoded by the coding sequence ATGGGACTTATTAAAGCAGCAACTAGCATGATCGGCGGCGGATTAGCAGATCAATGGATCGAAGTCATTGAACCAGACAATATGAGCGACACCACAGTCATGACAAAAGGTGTCAAGGTACGTAAAGACGATAAAAGAGGATCCAATCGAAAAGGTACAGAAGATGTATTGACAGATGGCACAGTCGTTCATGTCTATCCGAACATGATGATGCTTTTGGTAGATGGTGGAAAAATCATCGATTACACAGCTGAAGAAGGCTATTATACGATCAAAAACGATGCTGCCCCTTCCATGTTCAATGGTTCATTGAAAGGTGCAATCGCTGAAACCTTTGACCGCTTTAAATTTGGTGGCGTAACTCCACAAAAACAACAAGTATTCTATATCAATCTACAAGAGATCAAAGGAATCAAATTTGGCACAAGCGCGCCATTAAATTACTTTGATAATTTCTATAATGCAGAATTATTCTTACGTGCGCATGGAACGTACTCTATCCATATCACCGATCCAATCTTATTCTATACAAATGCAATTCCTAAAAATAAGACGCAAGTTGAAATTGCAGATATCAATGAACAATATTTAGCAGAATTCTTGACTGCTCTTCAATCAGCGATCAACCAAATGTCTGCTGATGGGCAACGTATTTCCTATGTCCCATCAAAAAGTTTAGAACTAAGCAAATATATGGGCACAGCGTTAGACGATTCCTGGCGTGAGCTTCGTGGGATGGAGATTGTTTCTGTCGCAGTTGCTAGCATCTCTTACACAGATGATTCGGTCAAACTCATCAACATGCGCAATGAAGGTGCCATGTTAGGTGATCCTAGTGTCCGTGAGGGCTATGTGCAAGGTTCGATTGCTCGTGGGATGGAAGCTGCAGGTAAAAATGATGCCGGTGCGATGACTGGCTTTATGGGTATGGGAATGGGCATGAATGCCAATGGCTCCTACTTAGCTCAGTCCGCACAAAATAATCAAGAACAAATCAAGCAACAACAAGAAAAACAAAACCAACAAACAGCTCAAGGTACTAACGATACATGGACTTGCCCTGTCTGTGGTACCGAAAACACCGGGAAATTCTGTTCAAACTGTGGTGCTGCAAAACCAGTGGCAAATAGCCAACCAAAGCTTGAAATGAAATGTAGCGAATGTCATGAAGTAGTGGATCTTTCAAATGGAATTCCTAAGTTTTGTCCAAATTGTGGAAAACCATTCAAAGGTATCCCACTCGACTAG
- the dnaX gene encoding DNA polymerase III subunit gamma/tau: protein MAYQALYRVWRSQRFEDIVGQKAVTQTLKNAIVSHKTSHAYLFTGPRGTGKTSAAKIFAKAINCPNSKDGEPCNHCEMCQSITTGTQEDVIEIDAASNNGVEEIRFIRDRANYAPTKAAYKIYIIDEVHMLSTGAFNALLKTLEEPKESVIFILATTEPHKIPATIISRTQRFDFKRINAADITEHLEYILDQTEIAYEAPALTVIARAAEGGMRDALSILDQAISFSDGTITLDDAMQVTGSLTNEMMDAYLSACFSKEIPQALQELNQILAAGKESRRFLEDLLSYCRDLLMFQQAPNLLEETSHVKTETFTTLAKEIPAQRLFQMIQILSDTQNEVRFTNSATIYLEVATVKLAQSSANESQQVPSEIDQQQVKQLQQEIQELKKEIKEIKNGTVKVTANQQTPQSPVQKKQPSTYRIPTERVYNVLKEATRKHLNEVKEVWDDLLMSLSVTQRAMLKASEPVAAGPNGLVIAFDYEIVCQRAANDEELQLAIHNQLSRMIKDYAPEPVYITRESWPGLRKNYLVQAKDGEAEESFASDDESDEIELLPQEQTNQENVVTKAEELFGSAVTVIDD from the coding sequence ATGGCATATCAAGCACTTTATCGTGTGTGGCGTTCACAGCGATTTGAGGATATCGTTGGACAAAAAGCTGTGACACAAACATTGAAAAATGCGATTGTTTCCCATAAAACCTCACATGCCTATTTGTTTACAGGACCAAGAGGGACAGGGAAAACAAGTGCGGCAAAAATATTTGCCAAGGCGATCAATTGCCCAAACAGCAAAGATGGTGAACCTTGTAATCATTGTGAGATGTGTCAGTCGATCACGACTGGGACACAAGAAGATGTCATTGAAATCGATGCGGCAAGTAACAATGGTGTCGAGGAGATCCGTTTCATCAGAGATCGAGCAAATTATGCACCAACAAAAGCCGCTTACAAAATTTATATCATTGATGAAGTCCACATGCTTTCGACTGGAGCGTTCAATGCTTTACTGAAAACACTGGAAGAACCAAAAGAAAGTGTTATTTTTATTTTAGCAACCACTGAACCGCACAAAATCCCTGCAACGATCATCTCTCGAACACAACGTTTTGATTTCAAACGGATCAATGCAGCAGATATTACCGAACATTTAGAATATATCTTGGATCAAACAGAGATTGCTTACGAAGCGCCTGCGTTGACAGTCATCGCACGAGCAGCAGAAGGTGGGATGCGAGATGCGTTAAGTATTCTTGACCAAGCGATTTCTTTCAGTGATGGCACGATCACGTTGGATGATGCAATGCAAGTCACGGGGAGTTTGACGAATGAGATGATGGATGCGTATCTATCCGCTTGTTTTAGCAAAGAGATCCCACAAGCCTTACAAGAATTGAATCAAATTTTAGCGGCAGGAAAAGAATCACGGCGCTTTTTAGAAGATCTGTTGTCTTATTGCCGTGATCTATTGATGTTTCAGCAAGCACCAAATCTATTAGAGGAAACCTCACATGTCAAAACAGAAACATTCACGACATTGGCGAAAGAAATCCCGGCACAACGCTTGTTTCAAATGATCCAAATTTTGAGCGATACACAAAATGAGGTGCGTTTTACAAATAGTGCGACTATTTATTTAGAGGTTGCGACAGTGAAACTAGCTCAATCTTCAGCAAATGAAAGTCAGCAAGTGCCTAGTGAAATCGATCAGCAACAAGTAAAACAATTGCAACAAGAGATCCAAGAGCTGAAAAAGGAAATCAAAGAAATCAAAAATGGCACGGTGAAAGTCACTGCGAATCAGCAAACGCCGCAATCACCTGTTCAGAAAAAACAGCCAAGTACATACCGTATTCCTACGGAACGGGTGTATAATGTACTAAAAGAGGCGACAAGGAAACACTTGAATGAAGTAAAAGAAGTCTGGGATGATCTTTTGATGAGTTTGTCAGTGACCCAGCGAGCGATGCTCAAAGCAAGTGAACCAGTTGCGGCAGGACCTAATGGACTAGTGATTGCTTTTGATTATGAAATCGTCTGTCAGCGCGCAGCTAATGACGAAGAGCTTCAATTAGCGATCCACAACCAACTTAGTCGCATGATCAAAGATTATGCGCCAGAGCCTGTCTATATCACACGGGAAAGTTGGCCTGGTCTAAGAAAAAATTATCTCGTCCAAGCAAAGGATGGAGAAGCCGAAGAATCGTTTGCGTCTGATGATGAATCAGACGAGATCGAATTGCTTCCTCAAGAACAAACAAACCAAGAAAATGTAGTGACGAAAGCTGAAGAACTTTTCGGTTCAGCAGTCACAGTAATCGATGATTAG
- a CDS encoding YbaB/EbfC family nucleoid-associated protein, whose product MMRGMGNMQGMMKQVQKMQKEMGEAQEKLNETEFTGSSTNDLVKVVFTGNRRMKDIQINDEVVDPEDTEMLQDLIVMAVNDVLEKIDTESEKTMGKYTKGLPF is encoded by the coding sequence ATGATGCGCGGAATGGGAAATATGCAAGGGATGATGAAGCAAGTCCAAAAAATGCAAAAAGAAATGGGCGAAGCCCAAGAAAAACTAAATGAAACAGAATTTACTGGTAGTTCTACGAATGATCTAGTCAAAGTCGTCTTTACTGGTAATCGTCGAATGAAAGATATCCAGATCAATGATGAAGTAGTTGACCCAGAAGATACAGAAATGCTACAAGATTTGATTGTGATGGCTGTAAATGACGTATTAGAAAAAATCGATACAGAATCAGAAAAAACAATGGGAAAATACACTAAGGGCTTACCCTTTTAA
- the recR gene encoding recombination mediator RecR, translated as MQYPEPIAKLIDSYMRLPGIGQKTATRLAFYTIDMKDEVVNEFAKALLSVKRDLHFCSICGNITEEDPCEICKDPSRDRGIILVVEEPKDVMAMEKMREYRGLYHVLHGVLSPMEGTGPEDINIPPLLQRLHDAEVQEVIIATNATTEGEATAIYLSRLIKPAGIKVTRLAHGLSVGSDIEYADEVTLMKAVEGRREL; from the coding sequence ATGCAATATCCAGAACCAATTGCCAAACTGATCGACAGTTATATGAGACTTCCAGGTATTGGTCAAAAAACAGCGACAAGACTGGCTTTTTATACGATCGATATGAAAGATGAAGTGGTCAATGAATTTGCCAAAGCTTTATTGAGCGTCAAACGCGATCTACATTTTTGTAGTATTTGCGGAAATATCACAGAAGAAGATCCTTGTGAGATCTGTAAAGATCCATCGAGAGATCGTGGCATCATTTTAGTCGTTGAAGAACCAAAAGATGTCATGGCGATGGAGAAGATGCGTGAGTATCGTGGCTTGTACCATGTGCTACATGGTGTATTGTCACCAATGGAAGGTACGGGTCCAGAAGATATCAATATTCCTCCTCTCTTACAACGTTTGCATGATGCAGAGGTCCAAGAAGTGATCATCGCAACGAATGCGACCACTGAAGGAGAAGCAACAGCAATCTACCTTTCACGATTGATCAAGCCTGCTGGTATCAAAGTCACACGGTTAGCTCATGGCTTATCTGTTGGTTCCGATATCGAATATGCAGACGAAGTGACTTTAATGAAAGCGGTCGAAGGCAGACGTGAACTATGA
- the tmk gene encoding dTMP kinase, whose protein sequence is MNGLFITIEGPDGAGKTSIIKELYPLLQQVAKTEIIQTREPGGIPIAEQIRAVILDPKNDRMDERTESLLYAAARRQHLVEKVLPALSSGKIVLCDRFVDSSLAYQGAGRRIGVNEIAELNEFATEGTTPDFTLYLDVDSDTGLRRIAKNRQNQIDRLDSEGLEFHQRVRHAYLKLVEEHPDRIHKIDARNSFEEVLQLSYHAIINQFPQYFESQEGERK, encoded by the coding sequence GTGAACGGCTTATTTATTACGATCGAGGGACCTGATGGTGCAGGTAAAACGAGTATCATCAAAGAACTATATCCTCTTTTACAACAAGTAGCAAAAACAGAGATCATTCAAACTCGGGAACCAGGTGGGATACCAATTGCTGAACAGATTCGTGCAGTGATTCTTGATCCCAAAAATGATCGCATGGACGAGCGAACAGAAAGTTTATTATACGCAGCTGCTCGAAGACAGCACTTGGTCGAAAAAGTTTTACCTGCACTTTCGAGTGGGAAAATCGTTTTGTGTGATCGTTTTGTCGATAGTTCGTTAGCCTACCAAGGTGCGGGTCGTCGGATCGGCGTAAACGAGATTGCTGAACTGAATGAATTTGCTACAGAAGGAACGACTCCTGATTTTACTCTTTATCTTGATGTGGATTCTGACACAGGATTACGTCGCATCGCTAAAAATCGCCAGAATCAAATCGATCGCTTAGATTCAGAGGGATTAGAGTTCCACCAGCGTGTCCGTCATGCCTATTTGAAATTGGTAGAGGAGCATCCAGACCGCATCCATAAGATCGATGCAAGAAATAGTTTTGAAGAAGTGTTACAATTGAGTTACCACGCAATTATCAACCAATTTCCACAATATTTTGAAAGTCAGGAAGGTGAACGTAAATGA
- a CDS encoding cyclic-di-AMP receptor: MKIILAIIQDKDSNRLSNELIDANIRATKLSSTGGFLKAGNSTFIVGIEDDRVEEALEIIKKTCESRKQFVSTPVTLDISMDGGVPYPVEVEVGGATVFVLPVEGFHHF, from the coding sequence ATGAAAATCATTTTAGCAATCATTCAAGATAAAGATAGCAACCGTTTGTCCAATGAATTGATCGATGCAAACATTCGTGCGACTAAATTATCTTCTACTGGTGGTTTCCTTAAAGCGGGAAACAGCACATTTATCGTTGGTATTGAGGACGATCGTGTCGAAGAAGCATTAGAGATCATCAAAAAAACATGTGAGTCAAGAAAACAATTTGTTTCTACTCCAGTAACGTTAGATATTTCAATGGACGGTGGCGTTCCTTATCCTGTAGAAGTAGAAGTGGGCGGAGCAACAGTCTTTGTCTTACCAGTTGAAGGATTCCACCATTTCTAG
- the holB gene encoding DNA polymerase III subunit delta' has translation MAQENILAQMQPLVYQQLQRSFEHGRLAHAYLFEGEKGTGKHEVGIWLAQHLYCTNMNNQQPCGRCNNCQRIKNQEHPDVLVLAPDGQSIKVDQIRRLQTEFSRSGYESRKKVFLIQEAEKMNASAANSLLKFLEEPPGDFLAILETEAIGRILPTIQSRCQTLHFQELSKDSLIQKLQDQQISAEKAKLLSFLTNSLGKAVEISEDEWFNEAKDLIYQWFVYLDKRDTQAFIYVQKRLVKVFKEKKQQFTGFSILMYYYQEAQKQAITSGEYGKVKRLNQTIERILLAEQKLRSNVSFQAVAEQFVLQTIF, from the coding sequence ATGGCTCAAGAAAACATACTTGCGCAAATGCAACCTCTCGTGTATCAACAACTTCAACGAAGTTTTGAGCATGGGCGTCTCGCTCATGCTTATCTTTTTGAAGGTGAAAAAGGTACAGGAAAGCATGAGGTAGGCATTTGGTTAGCACAACATTTATATTGTACGAATATGAACAACCAACAACCTTGTGGCAGATGCAATAATTGTCAACGGATCAAAAATCAAGAACATCCGGATGTACTCGTTCTTGCACCCGATGGTCAGTCGATCAAGGTCGATCAGATCCGGCGCTTACAGACAGAGTTTAGTCGTAGTGGATATGAATCAAGGAAAAAAGTATTCTTGATCCAGGAAGCAGAAAAAATGAACGCGAGTGCGGCCAATAGTCTATTGAAATTTTTAGAAGAACCACCTGGTGATTTTCTAGCGATTTTAGAAACGGAAGCCATTGGTCGGATCTTACCTACGATCCAATCTCGTTGTCAAACCTTGCATTTCCAAGAATTGTCAAAGGATTCATTGATTCAAAAATTACAAGATCAGCAAATTTCTGCGGAAAAAGCAAAACTTTTGTCATTCTTGACAAACAGTTTAGGAAAAGCAGTTGAAATCTCAGAAGATGAATGGTTTAATGAGGCTAAGGACTTGATTTATCAATGGTTTGTCTACTTAGATAAAAGAGATACACAAGCCTTTATCTATGTCCAAAAACGATTGGTGAAAGTATTTAAAGAAAAAAAACAACAATTTACTGGTTTTTCAATTTTAATGTATTATTATCAGGAAGCTCAAAAACAGGCGATAACATCTGGGGAGTATGGTAAAGTCAAACGGCTGAATCAAACGATTGAACGTATTTTGTTAGCAGAACAAAAACTGCGTAGCAATGTGAGTTTTCAAGCCGTTGCTGAGCAATTTGTATTACAAACGATTTTTTGA
- a CDS encoding stage 0 sporulation family protein, whose translation MVEVVGVRYRDAGHVYYFTPGDSEYAYNDKVLVESQQTLHIATVAIPKRDIDLEDLPETINPILHKATTAELKKCNKNEEDAKKAFLIAKEKIRERKLEMKIVQVEYTFDRSKLTFYFAADGRIDFRELVKDLAAVFRTRIELKQIGVRDEAKMIGSIGPCGRPLCCSSFLGDFVPVSIKMAKEQGLSLNPTKISGLCGRLMCCLQYESEAYEAAKKELPDFGKTLETPDGKGKVVGLNLLSCLVSVRLNGRENPVEYEWDELKNFIQVGEMNG comes from the coding sequence ATGGTAGAAGTAGTAGGTGTCCGTTATAGAGATGCTGGTCATGTCTATTATTTTACACCCGGAGATTCAGAATATGCATACAATGATAAAGTGTTAGTCGAGTCTCAGCAAACTTTACATATCGCAACGGTTGCTATTCCCAAAAGAGATATTGATCTGGAAGATTTACCTGAAACCATCAATCCCATTTTGCATAAAGCAACAACTGCTGAGCTTAAAAAATGCAACAAAAATGAAGAAGATGCAAAAAAAGCTTTTTTGATTGCGAAAGAAAAAATTAGAGAGAGAAAACTAGAAATGAAGATCGTCCAAGTTGAATATACTTTTGATCGAAGCAAATTGACTTTTTATTTTGCGGCAGATGGACGTATTGATTTTCGTGAATTAGTGAAAGATTTGGCGGCCGTTTTTCGTACAAGGATCGAATTGAAACAAATCGGTGTTCGGGATGAGGCGAAGATGATCGGAAGTATCGGGCCTTGTGGGCGACCACTCTGCTGTTCTTCTTTCTTAGGAGATTTTGTCCCTGTTTCGATCAAAATGGCAAAAGAACAAGGATTATCACTGAACCCAACTAAAATTTCTGGCTTGTGCGGTCGCTTGATGTGCTGTCTACAGTATGAAAGTGAAGCATATGAAGCCGCAAAAAAAGAACTCCCTGACTTTGGGAAAACACTTGAAACTCCTGATGGTAAAGGGAAAGTCGTAGGATTGAACCTGCTTAGTTGCTTAGTTAGTGTGCGACTGAACGGACGGGAGAATCCTGTTGAATATGAATGGGATGAACTAAAAAATTTCATCCAAGTAGGTGAGATGAATGGATAA
- a CDS encoding DNA replication initiation control protein YabA: MDKRSLYDGLNQLESELRNTLTELVEMKHALHEIVEKNTTLEMENQRLREHLRELNQVAQAPAENAKQELSKSRMNLEKIYEEGFHVCYDLYGSRRENDEPCAFCLEVIYRESGR, from the coding sequence ATGGATAAGAGATCATTATATGATGGGTTGAACCAATTGGAGTCAGAGTTACGAAATACATTGACTGAATTAGTAGAGATGAAACATGCACTGCATGAGATCGTTGAGAAAAATACCACCTTAGAGATGGAAAATCAACGATTACGTGAACATCTTCGTGAATTGAACCAAGTGGCGCAAGCTCCAGCTGAAAATGCCAAACAAGAACTATCAAAATCCCGAATGAATCTTGAAAAGATTTACGAAGAAGGATTTCATGTTTGTTATGATTTGTATGGTTCAAGACGTGAAAATGATGAACCTTGTGCGTTCTGTTTAGAAGTGATCTATCGTGAAAGTGGACGCTAA
- the rsmI gene encoding 16S rRNA (cytidine(1402)-2'-O)-methyltransferase yields MYNQKSFKGNHVFGTLYLVPTPIGNLEDMTVRSVRTLQEADLIASEDTRNTQKLLNHFEIQTPQKSLHEHNYKERIPQLIDWLKEGKTIAQVSDAGMPSISDPGHELVVACIKEDIPVVALPGPTAGITALIASGLVPQPFLFYGFLPRKKKEQQDILASLVAQKATLIFYESPYRVAATLTNMLEVFGNRQVVLCRELTKIHEEYLRGDIEELLGYLEKQPIKGECCLLVEGSNEEVVPSEQLQGTLKEQVQQLIEQGEKTNVAIKTIAVKNGIKKQEVYRQFHELDN; encoded by the coding sequence ATGTATAACCAAAAGAGCTTTAAAGGAAATCACGTGTTTGGCACACTTTACCTCGTTCCAACACCGATCGGAAACTTGGAGGATATGACTGTTCGCAGTGTGCGGACATTACAAGAAGCGGATTTGATCGCGAGTGAGGATACACGCAATACACAAAAGCTATTGAATCATTTCGAGATCCAAACTCCCCAAAAAAGTTTGCACGAACATAATTATAAAGAACGTATTCCTCAATTGATCGACTGGCTAAAAGAAGGAAAAACGATAGCACAAGTAAGCGATGCGGGCATGCCATCTATCAGTGATCCTGGACATGAGCTTGTTGTTGCTTGTATCAAAGAAGATATCCCAGTTGTAGCATTGCCAGGTCCTACAGCGGGTATAACCGCATTGATTGCCTCTGGGCTTGTTCCGCAACCATTTTTATTCTATGGTTTCTTACCTAGAAAGAAAAAGGAACAACAGGACATACTAGCATCTCTTGTCGCACAGAAAGCAACATTGATTTTTTACGAATCACCTTATCGCGTAGCCGCAACGTTGACTAACATGTTGGAAGTGTTCGGCAATCGTCAAGTGGTGCTTTGTCGAGAATTGACGAAGATCCATGAAGAATACCTACGCGGAGACATCGAAGAATTACTTGGTTATTTAGAAAAACAGCCGATCAAGGGAGAATGCTGTTTACTTGTTGAGGGAAGTAACGAAGAGGTCGTACCAAGTGAACAACTTCAAGGTACGTTAAAAGAACAGGTACAACAATTGATTGAGCAAGGAGAAAAAACTAACGTGGCAATCAAAACGATTGCAGTCAAAAACGGAATAAAAAAACAAGAAGTTTATCGTCAGTTCCATGAATTGGATAATTAA
- the dinB gene encoding DNA polymerase IV, whose product MMELQFPLHNDTSRKIIHIDMDAFFASVEERDHPELRGKPLVIARHPSDTGGRGVVTTANYEARKFGIHSAMSAQKAYELCPEAIFKPGDHQKYSAISKEVREIFYRYTDLVEPVSIDEAYLDVTNNKINCKSAIKIARMIQLDIWQTVHLTCSAGVSYNKFVAKLASDFQKPKGMTVVTPEEAVDFLKALPIEKFHGVGKKTVPKMHELGIFTGEDLYQCTEMMLIQQFGKMGYSLYRKVRGIHDSPVNVTRERKSVGKEHTYGQPLRTEEEVLGQLRQLAEKVEDSLRRVQKHGKTVVLKVRYTDYSTVTKRVTLPEYVYKKETLFYQASLIWEEILGIEKGIRLLGITLTNLDPMTYENIVLPLWETQTIESEIE is encoded by the coding sequence CTGATGGAATTACAGTTTCCTTTACATAATGATACGTCTAGAAAAATCATTCATATCGATATGGATGCTTTTTTCGCGTCCGTTGAAGAACGAGATCACCCTGAACTTCGTGGAAAACCCTTAGTGATCGCCAGACATCCCAGTGATACTGGCGGGCGTGGGGTAGTGACGACGGCTAACTATGAAGCACGTAAGTTCGGCATCCATTCAGCAATGAGTGCCCAAAAAGCCTATGAACTTTGTCCAGAAGCGATTTTCAAACCGGGAGACCACCAAAAATATAGTGCGATATCAAAAGAAGTCAGGGAGATTTTTTATCGCTATACAGACTTAGTCGAACCAGTTAGTATTGATGAAGCTTATTTAGATGTTACGAATAATAAAATCAATTGTAAATCAGCGATTAAGATCGCCCGAATGATCCAACTTGATATTTGGCAAACGGTGCATCTGACTTGTTCGGCTGGTGTCAGCTATAATAAATTTGTAGCGAAACTTGCATCAGATTTTCAAAAACCTAAAGGAATGACGGTCGTCACCCCCGAAGAAGCTGTCGATTTCTTAAAAGCATTACCAATCGAAAAATTTCATGGTGTCGGCAAGAAAACTGTTCCTAAAATGCATGAATTAGGTATTTTTACAGGAGAAGATCTGTATCAATGTACTGAAATGATGTTGATCCAACAGTTTGGTAAAATGGGGTATTCGTTGTATCGAAAAGTACGAGGTATCCATGATTCGCCGGTCAATGTCACCCGCGAGCGTAAGTCAGTCGGGAAAGAGCATACGTATGGACAACCACTAAGAACAGAAGAAGAAGTTCTTGGTCAGTTGCGTCAGCTGGCTGAGAAAGTGGAAGATTCTCTCCGACGTGTTCAGAAACATGGAAAAACAGTTGTCTTGAAGGTCCGTTATACCGATTATTCTACAGTAACGAAGCGAGTGACATTACCAGAATATGTCTATAAAAAAGAAACACTGTTTTATCAAGCAAGTTTGATATGGGAAGAGATTTTAGGGATAGAGAAGGGAATTCGTTTATTAGGTATCACACTAACGAATTTAGATCCGATGACTTATGAGAATATTGTGTTACCTTTGTGGGAAACGCAAACGATAGAATCAGAAATAGAATAA
- the nrdG gene encoding anaerobic ribonucleoside-triphosphate reductase activating protein produces the protein MRNPKPKEWLAQDYSHDYIADYKPFNFVDGEGVRNSLYVSGCLFACEGCFNKAAQNFRYGKPFTPELEEQIMFDLRNDYVQGLTLLGGEPFLNTNVCLRVVDQIRQEFGHSKDIWSWTGYTFDELLQDSEDKLELLSKIDILVDGRFEWSKRDFKLQFRGSSNQRIIDVQRSLAEKQVVIWEKCTDATQTYEQIKKQELI, from the coding sequence ATGAGAAATCCTAAACCTAAAGAATGGCTGGCTCAAGATTATAGTCATGACTATATCGCCGATTATAAACCGTTCAATTTTGTGGATGGCGAAGGTGTTCGTAATAGCTTATATGTAAGTGGCTGTTTATTTGCCTGTGAAGGTTGTTTTAACAAAGCCGCTCAGAATTTCCGTTACGGCAAACCATTCACTCCAGAACTGGAAGAACAGATCATGTTTGATCTACGCAACGATTACGTCCAAGGATTGACACTCTTAGGCGGTGAACCTTTTTTGAATACGAATGTTTGCCTACGTGTAGTCGATCAAATCCGGCAAGAATTTGGTCACAGCAAAGACATCTGGTCTTGGACCGGTTATACCTTCGATGAATTATTACAAGATTCAGAAGATAAACTAGAACTGCTCTCGAAAATCGATATTCTTGTTGATGGCCGTTTTGAATGGTCAAAAAGAGATTTCAAATTACAATTTCGCGGAAGCAGCAATCAGCGTATCATTGACGTGCAACGATCGCTTGCTGAAAAACAAGTCGTCATCTGGGAAAAATGTACAGATGCTACGCAAACATATGAACAAATAAAAAAACAAGAACTGATTTAA